One Miscanthus floridulus cultivar M001 chromosome 11, ASM1932011v1, whole genome shotgun sequence DNA window includes the following coding sequences:
- the LOC136493628 gene encoding MYB-like transcription factor EOBII, with product MEGPLVWGRQEEVDGWRKGPWTSQEDKLLVDHVRQHGEGRWNSVSKLAGLKRSGKSCRLRWVNYLRPDLKRGKITPQEESIIVQLHALWGNRWSTIARSLPGRTDNEIKNYWRTHFKKGKPSKNIERTRARFLKQRQEMMQQQQQSLGQLDEDGDQPRGTCTGATADDDDRGSATGDACAAPTTTVATEAGADLIMHDDAMVDCFMCPMSCDDLLVLHGAAGGQGGGTGSCCGSTASDEYGSNEEDGGATWGSLWNLDGAGEVCTLW from the exons ATGGAGGGGCCGCTCGTCTGGGGACGGCAGGAGGAGGTGGACGGGTGGAGGAAGGGCCCCTGGACCAGCCAGGAGGACAAGCTGCTCGTCGACCATGTCAGGCAGCACGGCGAAGGGAGGTGGAACTCCGTCTCCAAGCTTGCAG GGCTCAAGAGGAGTGGCAAGAGCTGCAGGCTGCGGTGGGTCAACTACCTGAGACCAGATCTGAAACGGGGTAAGATCACACCCCAAGAGGAGAGCATCATAGTCCAGCTCCATGCTTTGTGGGGAAACAG GTGGTCGACGATCGCTCGCAGCCTCCCTGGCAGGACGGACAACGAGATCAAGAACTACTGGAGGACGCACTTCAAGAAGGGCAAGCCGTCCAAGAACATCGAGCGCACCAGAGCCCGGTTCCTCAAGCAGCGGCAGGAAatgatgcagcagcagcagcagtctcTTGGGCAGCTTGACGAGGACGGGGACCAGCCCCGCGGCACGTGCACCGGCGCCAcggccgacgacgacgaccgTGGCAGCGCAACCGGTGACGCGTGCGCGGCGCCTACGACGACAGTAGCCACCGAAGCCGGGGCGGACCTGATCATGCACGACGACGCCATGGTGGACTGCTTCATGTGCCCGATGTCCTGCGAcgacctcctcgtcctccacggcgCCGCCGGCGGGCAGGGCGGCGGCACCGGCAGCTGCTGCGGCTCCACGGCCAGCGACGAGTACGGGTCCAACGAGGAGGACGGCGGCGCCACGTGGGGCAGCCTGTGGAACCTCGACGGCGCTGGGGAGGTGTGCACGCTGTGGTAG
- the LOC136493225 gene encoding isocitrate dehydrogenase [NADP]-like codes for MRNLLLPRRLLSAPTMARATVSAAAAKALVPLNPTRGGRLPSLLPALLPVPGSGRVFRGASLRCYAAAAAVTEHSRIRVQNPIVEMDGDEMTRVIWKMIKDKLIFPYLELDVKYYDLGILNRDATNDEVTVESAEATLKYNVAVKCATITPDESRVKEFKLKSMWRSPNGTIRNILNGTVFREPILCKNIPRILSGWKKPICIGRHAFGDQYRATDMIINGPGKLKMVFVPDGADPMELDVYDFKGPGVALSMYNVDESIRAFAESSMAMALSKKWPLYLSTKNTILKKYDGRFKDIFQEVYEEQWKDKFEENSIWYEHRLIDDMVAYAVKSDGGYVWACKNYDGDVQSDFLAQGFGSLGLMTSVLLSSDGKTLEAEAAHGTVTRHFRLHQKGQETSTNSIASIFAWTRGLEHRAKLDKNDSLLDFTHTLESACVETVESGKMTKDLALLIHGPKVTREFYLSTEEFIDAVAQQLRGKIQLPATV; via the exons ATGCGCAATCTGCTGCTGCCCCGCCGCCTCCTCTCCGCTCCCACCATGGCTCGCGCTACCGTCTCCGCCGCGGCGGCCAAAGCACTGGTGCCCTTAAACCCCACCCGCGGCGGCCGCCTCCCTTCCCTGCTTCCAGCGCTCCTCCCTGTGCCCGGGAGCGGCCGCGTGTTCCGCGGTGCCTCGCTCCGCtgctacgccgccgccgccgcggtgacTGAGCATAGCCGCATTAGGGTGCAGAATCCCATCGTCGAGATGGACG GGGATGAGATGACGCGGGTCATCTGGAAGATGATTAAGGATAAG CTCATCTTCCCGTACCTGGAGCTGGATGTGAAGTACTATGATCTTGGAATTCTCAATCGCGATGCTACCAATGATGAGGTCACTGTCGAGAGTGCCGAGGCTACATTGAA GTATAATGTTGCTGTTAAGTGTGCAACAATTACGCCTG ATGAGAGTAGAGTAAAAGAGTTTAAACTCAAGTCTATGTGGCGGAGTCCAAATGGCACAATAAGGAATATTCTAAATG GGACTGTTTTTCGTGAGCCCATCTTGTGTAAAAACATCCCAAGAATTCTTTCTG GTTGGAAGAAACCTATTTGCATAGGAAGGCACGCTTTTGGTGACCAGTATCGAGCTACTGATATGATTATTAATGGTCCAGGAAAGCTCAAGATGGTATTTG TGCCTGATGGAGCTGACCCCATGGAGCTGGATGTTTATGATTTTAAAGGACCTGGTGTAGCATTATCAATGTACAATGTCGATGAG TCTATTAGGGCTTTCGCTGAGTCCTCCATGGCTATGGCTCTTTCAAAAAAGTGGCCACTCTATCTCAGCACCAAGAATACAATCCTCAAAAAGTATGACGGCAG GTTCAAAGACATCTTCCAGGAGGTATATGAAGAGCAATGGAAGGACAAGTTTGAAGAAAACTCAATATG GTATGAGCACAGGTTGATTGATGACATGGTGGCCTATGCTGTGAAAAGTGATGGCGGGTATGTTTGGGCTTGCAAAAACTATGATGGAGACGTACAGAGCGATTTTCTTGCCCAAG GTTTTGGTTCTCTGGGTTTGATGACGTCTGTGCTG TTGTCTTCTGATGGGAAAACATTAGAGGCTGAGGCTGCTCATGGGACTGTCACTAGACACTTCAGGCTACATCAGAAAGGACAGGAGACAAGTACCAACAGTATTGCTTCCATATTCGCTTGGACCCGTGGACTTGAGCACAG GGCAAAGCTGGACAAAAATGATAGTCTGCTGGATTTCACACACACACTTGAATCTGCATGTGTTGAAACGGTGGAATCTGGGAAAATGACTAAGGACCTTGCACTTCTTATCCATGGCCCCAA GGTAACAAGGGAGTTCTacctgagcaccgaggagttcatCGATGCAGTCGCACAGCAACTGCGAGGAAAGATTCAACTACCAGCTACTGTGTAA
- the LOC136492053 gene encoding uncharacterized protein, whose product MSMLLALFALIIFNLGIIVLLMVVILRGFPLRFDILVKVLLVVLHKKDTTVKPLIRRRVPPKKPAAGATDPAASTSLREEETDDGWVLLGGGGVGRPPRRGTSRPSAGGGQPPFDPAPDDLVERYLPARRALWCGELPPQIHDADVYGAHPAFLTKVHLPANGDRLEWLFFVCRGRSLGGKRRAGRGAYRLVGEASSFRYHEDAAGASASRETEWCMDEYGDRGGDDSGAGAAFDMVVCKVYPARGGALHERLVRQHSTSTPPAAKAKRAAGADVRPQVLVQLYLASRSVGDPLRCRVHHATDVCAAHPAVLTGVLQAANDRFEWFFAVRRPRTTEHGGGDDGIIARPRRAGPGQYVPAARYWGVRDGEDRDVGYRRVFQYREDDEASRRLARTEWWMEEYGFGPDFPYDENSNDEELVVCKVYLRMARR is encoded by the exons atgtccatgcttcttgcactaTTTGCACTGATCATTTTCAACTTGGGCATTAttgttcttctgatggtggtcattttgaggggctttcccttgaggtttgacattcttgttaaagttcttcttgttgtccttcacaag AAGGATACCACCGTTAAGCCCCTGATCCGGCGGCGGGTGCCACCGAAGAAACCGGCGGCGGGTGCCACTGATCCGGCCGCGTCCACCAGCCTCCGCGAGGAGGAGACCGACGACGGCTGGGtcctcctcggcggcggcggcgtgggcagGCCGCCGAGGCGCGGCACCAGCAGGCCTTCGGCGGGCGGTGGCCAGCCGCCGTTCGACCCCGCCCCGGACGACCTCGTCGAGCGGTACCTGCCGGCGCGCCGCGCCCTGTGGTGCGGCGAGCTGCCGCCGCAGATCCACGACGCCGACGTCTACGGCGCCCACCCGGCGTTCCTCACCAAGGTCCACCTGCCCGCCAACGGCGACCGGCTCGAGTGGCTCTTCTTCGTCTGCCGCGGGCGGAGCCTCGGCGGCAAGCGGCGGGCGGGGCGCGGCGCGTACCGCCTCGTCGGCGAGGCCAGCTCCTTCCGCTACCACGAGGACGCGGCGGGGGCCAGCGCATCCAGGGAGACCGAGTGGTGCATGGACGAATACGGCGACCGCGGCGGCGACGACTCCGGCGCCGGGGCGGCGTTCGACATGGTCGTATGCAAGGTGTACCCGGCTCGGGGCGGGGCGCTCCACGAGAGACTCGTCCGGCAGCACAGCACGAGCACGCCGCCCGCGGCGAAAGCGAAACGCGCGGCGGGCGCGGACGTGAGGCCGCAGGTGCTCGTACAGCTGTACCTCGCCAGCCGCAGCGTCGGGGACCCGCTGCGGTGCCGCGTGCACCACGCCACCGACGTCTGCGCGGCGCACCCCGCGGTGCTCACGGGCGTGCTCCAGGCGGCAAACGACAGGTTCGAGTGGTTCTTCGCCGTGCGGCGCCCGCGAACAACGgagcacggcggcggcgacgatggCATTATTGCGCGCCCGCGAAGAGCAGGGCCGGGGCAGTACGTGCCGGCGGCGCGCTACTGGGGCGTCAGGGACGGAGAAGACCGGGACGTGGGATACCGGCGAGTGTTCCAGTATCGGGAGGACGACGAGGCGTCTCGGAGATTGGCGCGGACGGAGTGGTGGATGGAGGAATACGGCTTCGGGCCGGACTTCCCGTATGACGAGAACAGCAACGACGAGGAGCTGGTGGTGTGCAAGGTGTACCTCAGAATGGCCCGGCGGTAG
- the LOC136493268 gene encoding glutaredoxin-C6-like, with protein MGIASSSSSSNPESRAVALAKAKEIVASAPVVVFSKTSCPFCVRVKQLFEKLGASYKAIELDVESDGPELQNALKEWTGQRTVPNVFINGKHIGGCDDTMALNNDGKLVPLLTEAGAIVGSTSKTTITA; from the exons ATGGGaatcgcctcctcctcctcctcctccaacccGGAATCGAGAGCTGTGGCGCTCGCGAAGGCCAAGGAGATCGTCGCCTCCGCTCCCGTCGTCGTCTTCAG CAAAACTTCCTGCCCTTTCTGCGTCCGTGTGAAGCAGTTGTTCGAGAAGCTGGGAGCTAGCTACAAGGCCATTGAGTTGGATGTGGAAA GTGATGGGCCTGAGCTCCAGAATGCCCTCAAGGAGTGGACTGGACAGAGGACTGTCCCAAATGTCTTCATCAATGGGAAGCATATTGGTGGCTGCGATG ATACTATGGCACTGAACAATGATGGGAAGCTGGTGCCTCTGCTGACTGAGGCTGGAGCCATCGTCGGTTCTACCTCAAAGACAACCATCACTGCTTGA